One segment of Calypte anna isolate BGI_N300 chromosome 4A, bCalAnn1_v1.p, whole genome shotgun sequence DNA contains the following:
- the CXXC4 gene encoding CXXC-type zinc finger protein 4 produces PSATMNTNVCVESGPNPEAPGLPKDSHLPEGALNSLVDYNSEMERYRSFATFYKTNGGAFPQAAKIARITTPIFPSAAAAAAARIGMSPWNCDTATAAAATAMLWGSGGGGAAGGARKPSSSSSSSSSAAAAAAASASAAAAAASSLHAGRGGMHHRSDSQRLGKPGCPPAEQPALPMANGNFLSTLSPEHCRPLAGECMNKLKCGAAEAEIMNLPERVGTFSAIPALGGLSLPPGVIVMTALHSPAAASAAVTDSAFQIANLADCPQSHASASPASALGAAAGAGGGGGGGGGGGGGGGGGAGGGGAGAGAGNPAKKKRKRCGVCVPCKRLINCGVCSSCRNRKTGHQICKFRKCEELKKKPGTSLEVKECLGMKTCSESTACLTDTYKDLKHEKTGWLQEKKN; encoded by the coding sequence CCTTCGGCCACCATGAACACCAACGTGTGCGTGGAGAGCGGCCCCAACCCCGAGGCGCCGGGGCTGCCCAAGGACAGCCACCTGCCCGAGGGGGCCCTCAACAGCCTTGTGGATTACAACTCGGAGATGGAGAGGTACCGCTCCTTCGCCACCTTCTACAAGACCAACGGCGGCGCCTTCCCCCAGGCGGCCAAGATCGCCCGCATCACCACCCCCATCTTCCCCagcgccgccgccgctgccgccgcccgCATCGGCATGTCCCCCTGGAACTGCGACACCGCCacggccgccgccgccaccgccatGCTCTggggcagcggcggcggcggcgcggcgggAGGTGCGAGGaagccctcctcctcctcctcttcctcctcctccgccgccgctgccgccgctgccTCCGCCtccgcggccgccgccgccgcctcctcgCTGCACGCCGGCAGGGGCGGCATGCACCACCGGAGCGACTCGCAGCGGCTGGGCAAGCCCGGCTGCCCGCCGGCCGAGCAGCCCGCCCTGCCCATGGCGAACGGCAACTTCCTCTCCACCCTCTCCCCCGAGCACTGCCGGCCGCTGGCCGGCGAGTGTATGAACAAGCTCAAGTGCGGCGCCGCCGAAGCCGAGATCATGAACCTCCCCGAACGAGTCGGTACTTTCTCGGCCATCCCGGCGCTGGGCggcctctccctgccccccgGGGTCATCGTCATGACGGCTCTGCACTCCCCCGCCGCGGCTTCGGCCGCCGTTACAGACAGCGCCTTCCAAATCGCCAACCTGGCGGACTGCCCGCAGAGCCACGCCTCGGCCTCGCCCGCCTCCGCCCTGGGCGCCGCGGCCGGCGCGGGGGGCGGTGGAGGCGGCGGTGGCGGAGGAGGTGGCGGCGGCGGAGGGGGGGCCGGCGGCGgaggggccggggccggggcgggcAACCCCGCCAAGAAGAAGCGGAAACGCTGCGGGGTGTGCGTGCCCTGCAAGCGGCTCATCAACTGTGGAGTCTGCAGCAGTTGCAGGAACCGCAAAACGGGACACCAGATCTGCAAATTTAGGAAATGTGAAGAGCTTAAGAAAAAACCGGGCACTTCGCTAGAG